The Lactuca sativa cultivar Salinas chromosome 2, Lsat_Salinas_v11, whole genome shotgun sequence genome includes the window tctttcactacaatcatttgaaactcctatgaatttttcctttcaccacattcatttgaaactcccataactttttaatttctttctaatagtaattataagttggttaataaggtcaaataaatatcaaacctaaagtgtaatcatttataaactaaatttcaatattaaaataatatccgCACTtccacttataaagttatgttttttaaattttaacatattatacttaatttattagttttaatgtaTTATTAGACGTAAACCATTaccattttaaagatacaattttggaacaatttatataaagtatttaaattattaatctgaatataacattacaaggtcaacttatatatatatatatatatatatatatatatatatatatatatatatatatatatatattagtttaacttaaacaacacaaaaaatattttgtaaatagttaaaagtgattaattgtagtgtctttctaataatgattataagttggttaataaagttaaataaatatcaaaccaaaagtataatcataaatatactaaaattcaattttaaaataatatatttatttctacttataaagttatgtctttaactttaacatattatacttaatttattagatttaataggtTGTTGCATGTAAACAATTATCAGTTTAAAGGTACAACTTTTGAGCAGtttgaacaaaatacttaaattgttaatttaaatataatattacaatgtgaacttaaatataaatttcagtttcacttaaaaaacaaaaaaatattttttaaatagttaaaattgataaattgtagtgataaatacaaaaataaattttaatcttaatttaactaaaatatttgctaaagatatttttataatcgttaaaggttttcaaataaatagcttaaaataatttacaataacaatagttaaaataactatatataaatgattatattgttacttttaaaatcaaaaaataatgtttgacgtttcaaataattataatgatagacattaaaacattaagcaaataaattttaaaaaattaattaacaataacaacaaccataaataatattaaaccatatattatatttaattttattcatgtgtaactcgcagaTAGAAGTAATTTAAACGAttaagattatgcagttataCTAGAtgcatatattatcatataattcaaaataatcaatatattctatcaatttagtatacaaattattttatcaaatttaacaacaatgttattgctatatttgaaaaaaaaacatatatttataaagacttcaactatatagatgtTTCGGTACAACGCGTGACATTCGCCTAGTTATAATATAAAACATAGGACAATGAAGAGAATAACCAATTGAGATTCTCACTAACATACTATTACTTTAGCCTTTGACCATTATTTGTTGCCATTCCGTCGATGATACATTGTTTCTTATAAAACAAATCACAATATTAATGGGAGAACAAAATTTATCGCAAAATCCACCGCTACATTTTTTGAATCATTGTTGATTTATTAAACGATATTTTTTGGATAGTCCATTGATACTTTATCGCAGATCATTTGCTAATTTAACAACAAAATCTCTTCACCATTGTTAACAATAATATAAATTGTTTATCTTGACCAAAATGTAAAATGAACTGGtaattatttcataatttgcgCGCTCGTATATAACCACCAAGGTTTTTTTAGAACAATATGCATATCATTAAGCACAAATGCACTCTAGCTAGCAAATAAAGTGGAAAATTAGAGAAAACAATttaaaagagaacatatacaccatTTCAACCGATCTATAGAATGTAAATTATCCATTTTCTTAATCCAACTGAAAGTGCAAATAAGAATCTCATCCGCCGAATGCATGGCTGCATGcccttcttcttgaagacgcaAGAATTCTTTGCCTTCCAAATCATCCATATGGTCATGTGAGCCAGCTATAACGTCAGTTTTCCACTCCTTTTCCCTATTGAGCTCATCTTTAATATATCCATCAACACCAAATAAGAATATGATTGCACATGAAAAATCAAAGATCATGATCAAAACCATTTCCATACCTCATATCATAGGCAAAataatatgcaaaaaaaaaaaacatgatccAATTTTCCTCATTAGATTGACATAGTAGGCTCAACGTGGAGGGAACATTGATTCCATGTATTGAGACTTTGAGAGATTGGAGAATATGAGAGCTCCTTTCTTGAACACACATCATACAAAGAATCAAAATTTAAAGGAACCCATCGCACCCATTTAAAAGACTCCATAACCCTCTCCAATGATTTGTCCACCCCCATTTAAACATCACACCTGAGAACCGAAAGTTAGTAATCAAATTAACAAGATCCGATAACTAGTTGGTCTCTCATCCCCTTCTTAGTTTTCATGTCCAAATTCTACAATTCTATAAAACATATCATCCCCTATTTTGACCCTATCAACAATCAGTCGATCCTTATTAGCTTCAATCACATATGAGTTCAAGTAGACTTCTTTCGAGGCCAATTTGCTACACCAAATATCTCCCCTAAAGAAGGTTCTATTGCCTTCAACCCATTCTATGAAAGAGGCCATTAAGCGAAATTCCATGATTTTCAAACTCCTCCTCATGTCGATCAGAATAGCTTTCATCAACACAGGGGTTTAAACTCGCTATAGTTTTTGCTATGAGCAAAATGGGGCACATCCTAATGCAAGTAATAAATCTTGTCATTTATTATAACCACTTTTGCAAAAGACTGTATTGTTATGTCATTTCTTTctccttttatatataaataattttgaaatactttgtttttattttttgtcgATCTTTCTACAAAGTTGAATATAGATTCTCATCAATGAAAAGGACAAATAACAAATCTCGTGAGTCTAGTCCAAAATATCTACCTTGTGTAGTtacaatatttaaataaaaataatagttAAACTACAAAAGATTATCAAATGACAACATTATTGAAATAGAGATTGAAAACAACAACTAATTCTTGAAAAAGTTTCTTTACATTGGTTAACCAAAAATTTCGAAAGTAATTAACCCAAACAAGTCGACGCCTAAAAGTTAACACAAGGGAATTTTAAAGAACCCACAAACGTTGACCAAACTGACCACATGAATCACTTTGACTTTTGGGTGAAAGAGAAAAGCAAATttctttgtatttatttttaattttaggtTTAAGAAAGAAATATAAACAATAGAATAAAGATTTGTATTGGTAAAAGATAAACAACACACGACACCaggaaaaacaaaaataaatacagAAAAGCATCCCATGGGTGAGATTGAGAATGACTTCTTTTTTTATTTTGGGTTAAGTCCATTTCCAACACATTTGTAGGTCCCACAATAATTCTACATGGACCCACTTGCTCGATGTCTACATTTCAATCGGGACCAAAACTATTTGAGAGGAATAATACAAATACACTATTTTAGTCTTTTTACTATTTAGTATATACTATTACTTTAGTTTTACTATACCATAGTATTTGTAACTACttttaaaaaatacaataaaaaactATTAATTTGAAATGTATTACCTAACAAAAGTTAATAAAATTTTCGGTCATGCATTCTATTCACTGCTAGGAAAAAAGGATGTTAGTGACGGAATTCTGACGGAATTGTGACAAACAAAAAAATCTAAGTTTTAGTGACGGAATACTGACACAATAGCGGCGACAATAATTTCCGTCGGAAATCCGTTAGTAAATACCGGTGGATTTTAAACGATATTCTAGACTTGGCTGTCCGTTGCAAAGGGACGCACAGGAAACACAAAGGGAATTGGAAATAGAGgagatgcaaaaaaaaaaaaaaaaaaaaaaaaaaaaaaaaaaaaaacatgcctTCCTTGAAGCACAAAATGCTTTTCTCAAGCAAAACAATTTCCCCGTAAATCCGCCACAAGGAATATAGTTTATGGTTCTAATCTAAACATTTGGTAATCGTATTTTGTGAAACTTTTTAGTTATATTCAAACAACTGTTATCAGTTACTGAGTATTTCGTCGGAAATCCGTCGCAAAAGGTGTCCGTCGGAACTCCGTTACTAATAAGTATCCATCAAGAAATGTTCGTCGGAACTCCGTCACTATTGAATGGTTAATTTTGTCTAATAAGTTCAACAAATGACCGTCAAAATCTGTCGGAAATCCGTCACAAATTCCGTTGGGATTCCATCAGCAAAAATTACCCATGTGGCTTTTTAAAACATACCGAATTCCGTTGAAAATCGTGCTTAGCGACGGATTTCCCGATGGATATGGCCGTCAGAAATCATCcaattttctagtagtgatttttGCCAACGTTGATGCATTCATGCAACATTCCTTTTCCTTCTAGTTCTTATTTTGCTAAAATATATTAGTTGTGAGatcatttattttatatttaaaaaaaaaggttaaatataatgatttaaatatttaaaaagtttgaatttataagaaaaatgtgaaaaatattgaattattaaaattaaaatattttttcttttataaatttaaaaaataatttagataaataaacaaagaaagCTAATTGAGCTTTAATTTaggaaatttgaaattaaaagataattCCATTAATGAAAATTATATCAATTTATTGTTACATTTGTTGcaatttattacatttaaatactatgtggaatttaataaaataaaaaaaaataataaaatgacatttagaaaaaaattaatttaaaataactataaaatgatatgtaacaaaataaataagaatatgaTATATAGcaaaaagatttttatttattaaagtaGATTAATATTCTTTTCTTAAAAACTTACAAATAACCCGTCTAAACTTTAAAAGATATATATCTGAAATTCTaagattaaaataaatataatactttataatttatatatgaaATTCTAAGATTAAAATCTcatcttataattttttttcatcgACTCTAACAGACAACAACTTTCTGTATAACATAAGATTGTTTTTAAGATTACCTATGAGATACATTTCCAAAATTCTTTATTCTAAAAAATAAAGTGTATATCTAAACacttcaaaaaataaataaataaataaataataaaaaaagcaTTAAATATAATACGTCGATAAAACTAAAAGTATCAAGAAAATAtctatacattttaatataaaaatcatTGCAAATAATCCTTCGTAGATTGATTTACataaatattatcttataataaaatataataaattaatattttcattttaaataatttaagaaAAGCCTCAACCTGATAAAGCTTATTCAATGGTTTATTGACTTGCAAAAGCAAGTAAAAAGTAGCTTTTTACCATCTATTTGTCATCCCAAGTCAATTGACCAAAAAAAACAAcaatgtttttctttttcttttttaataaaaGTGCAAAGTACCATTGACAAAAATTTAGtctataaatacaaattattatgCTACACTAAACACACATGATTATGAGATACAAATTAATTAACCAGCGtaattaaaacatttaattaattattgctaGCGAAATGCCTCATTGATCCCATCGTTGAACCATAAGACGCAAACTTCACTAGATCTTGTGGCATCAATGGCCGGCCACCTTCTCCTCCCATGCCCAAAAAGTCTCTCGTTAATCCATTATCGACTCCACTAAAGCTTCGCTGCATCATCTTCAATGGCGGCATTGTCTCATTTCTTGACATGATCATTTGTTGTCGAGCTTGAGGACTCGAATTGGATGAATTGTTGTTCATTGGAGTCGAAACTTGTGGTTGAGTTGCGATATGAGGGAGAGAAGTAgggatgttgatgttgttgttgttgttattgttcacCAAACTGACTGCAGTGTTTGATGTAGTGGAGGAGTTCATGAGCCCAAAACTCGATCCGAAGATTGATGGGTTGCTTCTGGTTGAACCCATTTGAGCCGCTTTTTGAAGGAGTGCAGTAGCAGACATTGGACCAGTGGATTCGGTTTGATGGGTTTGGTTCATCGAGTATAATGAAGCTAGGGTTTCCTCTTTTAGACCTTCTGGCGTCAATGATAAACTTGGAATTTGGTTCGAGTTTGTAAAATTTGTCATTGGAGAGGAACCAAAGACATTAACCATATCCGCTAAACCTGCGGAGCTTGATGACATGTAAAGATTCGAATTCATAGCCATTTGATCCATTGGAGAAAGATTAAGCTGAGAATTTGCTTGATCTAACCAAAGTGATAATCTTGGCTTATTGTTTTGATCCCCAAAATCAGACCGGAAACCCGACCCAAATTGCGTCATCCCTGAAAACCCATGAGGGAAATTAGGGTTCATCACGGATTCGTTCATAGCTTCGTTTTTCAGGCCAAGGCTATTCGGTGTCACTGTAGTGAGTCTCACACTTTCTTCAGCCAATGCATCGCAAAAAGCTCGATGAGTTATGAAACTATCTTTTCTGCAAAGAGAATATTGAAATCATGCAAAACGTTAGACCATTTAATAGTCATGAGTCACATTTAATGTCGAAATGCATTAAATTTCAATGTTTggaataaataaaaagaaaacaagATTCTGGTATTCGAAGGAATTAATAATAAATAACCACCTGGAGAAAAGTGTTCCACAATCGCATTTATACTCTCTGGTACCACAAGTCTTGGAATGAGCTTTCCAGTCGGATTGAACTGCATACTTCTTGGAACACTTTTCACACTTCCATTTCTTCTCGCCATGTTTCCGGCTAAAATGTTTCTTGATTCCGGTGAGATCTCCAAGTGCTCGCGACGGATCATGGTGGACACAAGATTTTTCCGGGCAAATGTAGACTTTCTTCTTGATGGGTTCTTTATTGTTCCTTTGCTTCAACTTCCATGGCAGATTGTGACCTCTCCGATGAAGTTGCAGGTTTTGGTCTCTTTGGAAACCTTTGTtgcagatttcacatacaaatcGGTTTGTTGCCATTAGTGATTTTGGTGAAAGTGCCATTACTTCAGCATCTGGATCTGTTTAAATATATAATCAGAATAATTAAGCAAAATATATCGAAACTTAAAGAAATCTATTACGACGCAAAACATGTTTACTTTTGGCAAATTAATAGATTGGATTATTGTTAGAATCCTAGAAATGGTTCCAAAATAGTTCTGGATCAACTctcaaaatagaaaaaaacaCTAGTTTCAAAATAAAATGAACCCTTTAATTAGTCTCATCGATGATGATTGTGTAATCAGTTCATGTTTTAAGAAAGATCCAATGCTCCATACTCGAaggtaataaaaatattttataaatcgaTTGAAGTATCTTGTAATTTGCTTATAATTACAAGAATATCATATTCAAACATGAGAAAATTTGTTCTAGAAATAGGATTTAGTGTGAGCGAATTCATCTTCGGATTGAACCAATCAAAAAGAATAATTTAAATCTCAAAAAAGACCTTTTTTTTCGGTAATCAAGATACCAAGTTAATtataaaacaaacaaacaagaaatcTTGAAACATATACATGTACATGTGTGCACGTGGAAAGAGGATGTATTCATCATATCTCATATATACCTGGGGTGCCTGGtaaattcctcttcttcttgagATTGGAGATggctttagggttagggtttggtgcTTCATGAagtggaggaggaggtggaggtggtggttgaTGATTGTGGTGATGAGTAATAGGAAACATCTCACCAGACATCATATCCGGAAAAGTTTTTGTTGCCTTTTCAGCTAAGATTAAGATTGAAAGCTTTGGTTGTTGTAGTTTAGCAGCTAGCTAGCAAGCACTTggaaaaacaaacaacaagattttgaaaacaaaactagaaaacaaaaaccaagtaaACGCAGGGAAGTCtttggttttatatatatatgtctatatatatatatatgtgttcaAACAAAACTTCCAAGAGAAGTATGCGTAGGATTGTGCCAAAAAAGAGCTAAGAAACAATTCACTTTGAAACACAAAATTGCTGAAAGAAGAAGCTGTGCTGTATCAACCAAAACAAACAAAATACACAATAATCTAAAGAGAGTCGACGACTGTGTTATTACAGACAGAAAGAGAGATCTGGTGGAGTTTACTTACAACTAAATTGTTGTGTTTTTTGGTGTTTTTATCAttaacaaaacaccaaaaacaagaAAACCCCAATGCTTTCAAACCTCTCTAAACCGAATAtttcacctctctctctctctctctctctctctctctctctctctctctatgtctgtctctctctatctctctcttatTGTGAATGCTTAACTTGCTTACTCTTTGTTCGTCTTCTATCCTTTTATCTTTGGCCCTTATTTTCAAAGTCGGTCAGCCATAGATTTAGCTGCTTGGGCCCccctagtctctctctctctctctctctctctctct containing:
- the LOC111916399 gene encoding zinc finger protein JACKDAW isoform X2, which translates into the protein MALSPKSLMATNRFVCEICNKGFQRDQNLQLHRRGHNLPWKLKQRNNKEPIKKKVYICPEKSCVHHDPSRALGDLTGIKKHFSRKHGEKKWKCEKCSKKYAVQSDWKAHSKTCGTREYKCDCGTLFSRKDSFITHRAFCDALAEESVRLTTVTPNSLGLKNEAMNESVMNPNFPHGFSGMTQFGSGFRSDFGDQNNKPRLSLWLDQANSQLNLSPMDQMAMNSNLYMSSSSAGLADMVNVFGSSPMTNFTNSNQIPSLSLTPEGLKEETLASLYSMNQTHQTESTGPMSATALLQKAAQMGSTRSNPSIFGSSFGLMNSSTTSNTAVSLVNNNNNNNINIPTSLPHIATQPQVSTPMNNNSSNSSPQARQQMIMSRNETMPPLKMMQRSFSGVDNGLTRDFLGMGGEGGRPLMPQDLVKFASYGSTMGSMRHFASNN
- the LOC111916399 gene encoding zinc finger protein JACKDAW isoform X1, which gives rise to MMSGEMFPITHHHNHQPPPPPPPPLHEAPNPNPKAISNLKKKRNLPGTPDPDAEVMALSPKSLMATNRFVCEICNKGFQRDQNLQLHRRGHNLPWKLKQRNNKEPIKKKVYICPEKSCVHHDPSRALGDLTGIKKHFSRKHGEKKWKCEKCSKKYAVQSDWKAHSKTCGTREYKCDCGTLFSRKDSFITHRAFCDALAEESVRLTTVTPNSLGLKNEAMNESVMNPNFPHGFSGMTQFGSGFRSDFGDQNNKPRLSLWLDQANSQLNLSPMDQMAMNSNLYMSSSSAGLADMVNVFGSSPMTNFTNSNQIPSLSLTPEGLKEETLASLYSMNQTHQTESTGPMSATALLQKAAQMGSTRSNPSIFGSSFGLMNSSTTSNTAVSLVNNNNNNNINIPTSLPHIATQPQVSTPMNNNSSNSSPQARQQMIMSRNETMPPLKMMQRSFSGVDNGLTRDFLGMGGEGGRPLMPQDLVKFASYGSTMGSMRHFASNN